Within Saccharomycodes ludwigii strain NBRC 1722 chromosome IV, whole genome shotgun sequence, the genomic segment CCAAGTCTTCACGGCAATGTTCGGTTCTTACAGCAGCATTGACAGCATCAATTAACTTGTCAAAACGGTGCATTCTCATCAATTGGCGAGTTTGAATCTTCAGTCCTTGTATGAACAAATCAATGGCAAAATCATCTGACATATAATTACGAGGTAACATGTCATAGTACGTCATAAACTGTTTAACATACGTATCGACATCCTCCTTTTGTGAAACTCGCTTCAACTTTTCCACGATCTGGTACGAGTCTATCTTGGAACTATAGTAATCCTTAAAGTCAGCGGCAAATGCAGAGTATGTCATAGCTCTACAGTCGTTATGGTTAAAGTAGTTAGTGAACCATTGTAAAGCATTATCAGTAAGATTTTGACCtacaaaacaaattttcaCGTAATCGTCTTTAATACCACACATAGCAAATTGGGTTTCGAAACTCAACAAAAATGCTGGAATTCTGGAAACATCCTTTTTGGCTCCAGAGAACTTAAATGGGGCGATAACAGTTAGATGCTGATTCATTCTTggaatttaattttagcgGCGCTACCAGGTGTTATGTCGCAGAGAGGATATACTGAGAGGGGCAGGGTTAGTAAACAGATTTGATACTTTGCTATTTATATCAAGGCAGATGTAATAGTTTGTTGCTtgatcttttatatatttttaactaataaaactatataACTCATCTATTTCATAATcaattttctaaataaatcatctctttatatatgatttattttcacctttttccttatgtttgtattaactttttctaatgTTTCTTCGTTGTCCGCTGGGCATATTTTCCTTCTTGCGGCGATCTCCGTATGTTCGGTCTTCTCCGTATTCTCGGAAGTA encodes:
- a CDS encoding uncharacterized protein (similar to Saccharomyces cerevisiae YGR109W-A | retrotransposon gene), which encodes MNQHLTVIAPFKFSGAKKDVSRIPAFLLSFETQFAMCGIKDDYVKICFVGQNLTDNALQWFTNYFNHNDCRAMTYSAFAADFKDYYSSKIDSYQIVEKLKRVSQKEDVDTYVKQFMTYYDMLPRNYMSDDFAIDLFIQGLKIQTRQLMRMHRFDKLIDAVNAAVRTEHCREDLDVSLNFDSNLVGNTNKLDKDLDYIMNAIDNTRRGYSNAGRRYTGRDKGGKNSYRKDNFQEKFYNVCRRNKLCFNCGSPEHARANCPGDARPSY